The Candidatus Limnocylindrales bacterium genome has a segment encoding these proteins:
- the nuoB gene encoding NADH-quinone oxidoreductase subunit NuoB has protein sequence MKLLESTFRDNILITRVDYFLNWARLSSLWPMLFGLACCAIEMMATGAARYDLDRFGAGVFRGTPRQSDLMIVAGTVTIKMSSRLKLLYEQMPEPKYVISMGSCATSGGPYWQHGYHVLKGVDLVVPVDVYVPGCPPRPESLIEGVLKLQEKIRNERLLARGISSVMSS, from the coding sequence ATGAAATTACTGGAAAGCACCTTTCGGGATAATATCCTGATAACTCGCGTAGATTATTTTCTTAATTGGGCAAGGTTGTCTTCTCTATGGCCCATGCTCTTTGGGTTGGCCTGTTGTGCCATTGAAATGATGGCGACGGGAGCGGCTCGATATGATCTGGATAGATTTGGAGCAGGGGTTTTCCGTGGCACTCCCCGACAATCGGACCTTATGATTGTTGCCGGAACGGTTACCATTAAAATGTCCTCCAGACTTAAGCTACTCTATGAGCAAATGCCAGAGCCCAAGTATGTGATATCCATGGGAAGTTGTGCCACCAGCGGAGGTCCTTACTGGCAACACGGTTATCATGTCTTAAAGGGAGTTGACCTGGTGGTACCTGTGGACGTCTATGTCCCCGGCTGTCCGCCTCGTCCGGAGTCTTTAATAGAAGGGGTTTTAAAACTTCAAGAAAAGATCCGAAATGAAAGGTTGTTGGCCCGTGGGATTTCATCGGTTATGTCTTCTTAA
- a CDS encoding NADH-quinone oxidoreductase subunit A, which translates to MLFDYVNVLVFMTVGVLFLVGSLLAARLASRLLHSRTLNPDKLTNYECGERPIGGTAIQFNIRFYVIALIFVIFEVEVVFLYPWAVVFKDLGFFAFVEMSVFIFILLLGLAYVWCKGDLEWVKPSEISLARERSSQEHGETLHR; encoded by the coding sequence ATGTTATTCGATTACGTAAACGTTTTGGTTTTCATGACCGTAGGAGTTCTCTTTCTGGTAGGGAGTTTGCTTGCAGCTCGCCTGGCATCCAGACTGCTCCATTCCAGGACCCTGAATCCGGATAAGTTAACCAATTATGAATGTGGGGAACGCCCGATTGGAGGAACGGCGATTCAGTTTAATATACGATTTTATGTAATAGCCCTGATTTTTGTCATTTTTGAAGTGGAAGTGGTTTTCCTCTATCCCTGGGCCGTAGTATTTAAAGACTTAGGATTTTTTGCCTTTGTAGAGATGTCGGTATTTATCTTCATTCTTCTCTTGGGACTGGCCTATGTTTGGTGTAAAGGAGACCTTGAATGGGTTAAACCCTCTGAAATCTCTCTGGCTCGAGAAAGAAGCTCTCAAGAGCATGGTGAGACACTTCATAGATGA
- a CDS encoding NADH-quinone oxidoreductase subunit C, which yields MEKLKARFEGVSFELVDTKVDPFIKVPAKNIAEVAAFLKDDEALAFDSLMCLSGVDYLHTLAVVYHLFSFKHGHKLVLKVETPRDNPSVPTVENVWKTANWHEREAFDMFGIHFENHSDLRRILCPDDWEGYPLRKDYKTQEFYHGIRVEVAEPPDPLYEVKQKPKADKAVKPAGAAAAKTAKPDPKATTEKKAE from the coding sequence TTGGAAAAGCTAAAGGCCAGGTTTGAGGGGGTTTCTTTTGAGTTGGTAGATACGAAGGTAGACCCCTTTATCAAGGTTCCTGCTAAAAACATCGCAGAGGTCGCCGCCTTCCTTAAAGACGATGAAGCTCTCGCCTTCGACTCTCTCATGTGTTTGAGTGGGGTTGATTACCTCCATACCCTCGCGGTGGTTTACCACCTCTTTTCCTTCAAGCATGGTCATAAATTAGTCCTAAAGGTGGAAACCCCCCGGGATAATCCTTCCGTACCCACAGTAGAAAATGTCTGGAAAACGGCCAATTGGCATGAACGGGAAGCCTTTGATATGTTCGGAATTCATTTTGAGAACCATAGTGATCTGAGAAGGATCCTCTGCCCGGATGATTGGGAAGGTTATCCACTTCGTAAAGATTATAAAACCCAAGAGTTCTATCACGGTATTCGGGTGGAAGTTGCCGAGCCTCCAGATCCTCTCTACGAAGTTAAACAGAAGCCCAAGGCAGACAAAGCAGTAAAACCTGCCGGAGCTGCGGCTGCCAAAACTGCCAAACCGGATCCCAAGGCCACAACCGAGAAAAAAGCTGAGTAG